Genomic window (Polaribacter batillariae):
CCATATGGAAAAACGCTTACAAGAACTCCCAAAATTAGCACAGGAAGCAAAGAAAGAAAATGAAAAATATTTTGCGAGATTAAAGAAACGTACCCCAAAAAGATTGGATTATTTAATGCAAGAATTACATGATAAAGAGTTTGAAAAAACAGACTGTTTAACGTGTGGAAATTGCTGTAAAACTACCAGTCCGATTTTTACAGATACAGATGTAGAAAGAATTGCCAAACATTTAAAAATGAAAGTTGCTGCTTTTGAAGATCAATATTTACGAAGAGATGAAGATGATTTTAAGGTTTTAAAATCGTCACCTTGTTCTTTTTTAGATTTGTCTGATAATACTTGTTTTATTTACAAAGTAAGACCCAAAGCCTGTGCGGAATATCCGCATACAAATCGTAAAAAGTTTATTGGAATTACCGATTTAACTATTGCAAATACAGCCATTTGTCCTGCAACTTATAATATTGTAGAAAATTT
Coding sequences:
- a CDS encoding YkgJ family cysteine cluster protein → MEKRLQELPKLAQEAKKENEKYFARLKKRTPKRLDYLMQELHDKEFEKTDCLTCGNCCKTTSPIFTDTDVERIAKHLKMKVAAFEDQYLRRDEDDFKVLKSSPCSFLDLSDNTCFIYKVRPKACAEYPHTNRKKFIGITDLTIANTAICPATYNIVENLKKVLPLEGNKKVRRK